A window of the Nisaea acidiphila genome harbors these coding sequences:
- a CDS encoding thioredoxin domain-containing protein, which translates to MRNELDKETSPYLLQHKDNPVHWQTWSEDTIAAARAADKPILLSVGYAACHWCHVMAHESFEDPDTAAVMNELFVNVKVDREERPDLDMIFQTALAITGQQGGWPLTMFLTPEGAPFWGGTYFPPEQRYGRPSFREVMHQVEGVYREAPGRVAGNVTAISQRLDAVFAANPGDGIPLEAAPEVARHFLSDHDPVLGGIGDAPKFPQPTILKFLWRTGQRTGDGQMLQAVRTTMTAMCEGGIYDHLGGGFARYSTDAEWLVPHFEKMLYDNAQLLALMTEMQRQEPNPLYEQRIRETVDWLFREMLSEGGGFASSLDADSEGKEGKFYVWSVEEIERALTEGGHDAALFASHYDVTEGGNWEGSVILNRSHRKGPFDAETEERLSAARAHLLKIREDRIRPGWDDKVLADWNGLTIAALADAAILLAEPQWLDRSETAFAFIVAQMEKDGRLLHSWRAGQAKHTATLDDYANMSLAALALEAATGKRPYLDKAIEWAALLEDHFLDLKDGAYFFTADHQTDLMIRTKTAIDNVTPAGNSTMVEVLARLWLKTGDAAYAERAEAITKAFAGSFGQQPLGFPGLLNGLEWLRHGRQIVVAGDPADEVCQALLDTARTAGRALGVLDIVTGDESLPEGHPARGKGMIDGKPAAYLCAGQTCSPAESDPEQFRRVLEARP; encoded by the coding sequence ATGCGCAACGAGCTCGACAAGGAAACCAGCCCCTATCTGCTGCAGCACAAGGACAATCCTGTGCATTGGCAGACCTGGTCAGAGGACACCATCGCCGCCGCCCGCGCCGCCGACAAGCCGATCCTGCTCTCGGTCGGCTATGCGGCCTGCCACTGGTGCCACGTGATGGCCCACGAGAGCTTCGAGGATCCGGACACGGCGGCGGTGATGAACGAGCTCTTCGTCAACGTCAAGGTCGATCGCGAGGAGCGCCCGGATCTCGACATGATCTTTCAAACCGCGCTGGCCATTACCGGGCAGCAGGGCGGCTGGCCCCTGACCATGTTTCTGACGCCGGAAGGCGCACCTTTCTGGGGCGGTACCTATTTCCCGCCGGAACAACGCTACGGCCGGCCGTCCTTTCGCGAGGTGATGCACCAGGTCGAGGGCGTCTATCGCGAGGCGCCGGGCCGCGTCGCCGGGAACGTCACCGCCATCTCGCAGCGTCTAGACGCGGTCTTCGCGGCCAATCCGGGCGACGGGATTCCGCTGGAGGCCGCGCCGGAGGTCGCCCGGCATTTCCTCTCCGACCACGACCCGGTCCTTGGCGGGATCGGGGACGCGCCCAAATTTCCCCAGCCGACGATCCTCAAGTTCCTCTGGCGTACCGGCCAGCGCACCGGCGACGGCCAGATGCTGCAGGCGGTCCGCACGACCATGACCGCGATGTGCGAGGGCGGGATCTACGATCATCTCGGCGGCGGTTTCGCACGCTATTCGACCGATGCCGAATGGCTGGTGCCGCATTTCGAGAAGATGCTCTACGACAATGCCCAGCTCTTGGCGCTGATGACCGAGATGCAGCGCCAGGAGCCGAACCCGCTCTATGAGCAGCGGATCCGCGAGACCGTGGACTGGCTTTTCCGGGAAATGCTTTCGGAGGGCGGCGGCTTTGCGTCCTCGCTCGACGCCGACAGCGAGGGCAAGGAAGGCAAATTCTATGTCTGGAGCGTCGAGGAGATCGAACGGGCGCTGACGGAAGGCGGCCACGATGCGGCGCTTTTCGCGTCCCATTACGACGTGACGGAAGGCGGCAACTGGGAAGGTTCCGTGATCCTGAACCGAAGCCATCGCAAGGGGCCTTTCGACGCGGAGACCGAGGAAAGGCTCTCAGCCGCAAGGGCGCACCTCCTCAAGATCCGGGAGGATCGGATCCGGCCCGGCTGGGACGACAAGGTGCTGGCGGACTGGAACGGCCTGACGATCGCGGCGCTTGCCGACGCCGCAATCCTCCTGGCGGAGCCTCAATGGCTCGACCGGTCCGAGACCGCCTTCGCGTTCATCGTCGCGCAGATGGAAAAGGACGGAAGGCTCCTGCATTCCTGGCGCGCGGGACAGGCTAAACACACCGCGACCCTCGACGATTACGCCAATATGAGCCTCGCCGCCCTCGCCTTGGAAGCCGCGACCGGAAAACGCCCCTATCTCGACAAGGCCATCGAATGGGCCGCGCTTCTGGAGGACCATTTCCTCGACCTCAAGGACGGCGCCTACTTCTTCACCGCGGACCACCAGACCGATCTGATGATCCGCACCAAGACCGCGATCGACAATGTAACGCCGGCCGGAAACAGCACCATGGTCGAAGTCCTCGCACGGCTCTGGCTAAAGACCGGGGACGCGGCCTATGCCGAGCGGGCGGAGGCAATAACGAAAGCTTTCGCCGGATCCTTCGGGCAACAGCCGCTCGGGTTCCCCGGATTGCTCAACGGCCTCGAATGGCTCCGGCACGGCCGGCAGATCGTTGTCGCGGGCGATCCGGCGGATGAGGTGTGTCAGGCCCTTCTCGATACCGCCCGGACCGCGGGACGGGCCCTTGGGGTGCTCGACATCGTGACGGGAGACGAAAGCCTGCCCGAGGGTCATCCGGCACGCGGCAAGGGCATGATTGACGGCAAGCCGGCCGCCTATCTCTGTGCCGGGCAGACCTGCTCTCCAGCCGAATCGGATCCGGAACAATTCCGCCGGGTCCTGGAGGCCCGGCC